One stretch of Niallia sp. XMNu-256 DNA includes these proteins:
- the truB gene encoding tRNA pseudouridine(55) synthase TruB, giving the protein MEGIIPLFKPKGMTSHDCVFKLRKILKMKKIGHTGTLDPDVTGVLPICIGRATKVAEYLTDAGKAYEGEVTLGKSTTTEDASGDVIEEAKVERMISRSEILNIFHTFTGTITQTPPMFSAVKVKGKRLYEYARQGIEVERPSREVQIYSLELLDDCFEFVGDQITFRFRVACSKGTYIRTLAVMIGEALGYPAHMSDLTRVQSGTFKLDDCVTLEEVEEKKNNGSIEEVLFPLETALTHLPKYTINDKIAEKVKNGAVLPTPPMFTHDNSLIVVETETGQALAIYAHHPEKVGWMKPSKVLRTVL; this is encoded by the coding sequence ATGGAAGGAATTATCCCTCTTTTTAAACCAAAAGGGATGACGTCTCATGATTGTGTATTCAAATTAAGAAAAATTTTAAAAATGAAGAAAATCGGTCATACCGGTACGTTAGATCCAGATGTGACAGGCGTTTTACCCATTTGTATAGGCAGAGCCACTAAAGTAGCAGAATATTTAACAGATGCAGGAAAAGCTTATGAAGGAGAGGTTACTCTTGGAAAGTCAACAACCACAGAAGACGCCTCGGGAGATGTTATAGAAGAAGCTAAAGTTGAAAGAATGATTTCTAGAAGTGAGATATTAAATATTTTCCATACTTTTACAGGGACAATTACACAAACACCTCCAATGTTTTCGGCAGTTAAAGTTAAGGGTAAACGCTTATATGAATATGCTAGACAAGGAATAGAGGTTGAACGCCCTTCTAGAGAGGTGCAAATTTATTCACTCGAACTACTAGACGATTGTTTTGAATTTGTTGGGGACCAAATAACCTTTCGCTTTCGTGTCGCATGCAGTAAGGGCACTTACATTCGCACATTAGCGGTCATGATCGGTGAAGCTTTAGGATATCCTGCTCATATGTCTGATTTAACTAGAGTTCAGTCTGGAACGTTTAAGTTGGATGATTGTGTGACATTAGAGGAGGTTGAGGAAAAAAAGAATAATGGTTCAATTGAAGAAGTTCTATTTCCTTTAGAGACAGCTTTAACTCATTTGCCGAAATATACGATAAATGATAAAATAGCGGAGAAAGTGAAAAATGGGGCAGTTCTTCCCACTCCGCCAATGTTTACGCATGACAATTCTTTAATTGTTGTGGAGACAGAGACAGGACAGGCATTAGCTATTTATGCACATCATCCTGAAAAAGTAGGCTGGATGAAGCCATCCAAAGTATTACGTACTGTCCTTTGA
- the rbfA gene encoding 30S ribosome-binding factor RbfA → MSVRANRVGEQMKKELGEIITRKIKDPRIGFVTVTDVQVTGDLQQATVYISVLGDEKQRENTLLGLAKAKGFIRSEIGQRIRLRKTPEIAFEFDESIGYGNRIDTLLNQIHNEEKNQ, encoded by the coding sequence ATGAGTGTGAGAGCCAATCGAGTTGGGGAGCAAATGAAAAAGGAATTAGGCGAAATTATTACTCGTAAAATAAAAGATCCCCGTATAGGATTTGTTACAGTGACAGATGTCCAAGTTACAGGTGATCTGCAACAGGCAACCGTCTATATCTCTGTATTAGGGGATGAAAAACAACGGGAAAATACGTTGCTTGGACTTGCCAAAGCAAAAGGGTTTATTCGCTCTGAAATCGGTCAAAGAATTCGTTTGCGTAAAACTCCTGAAATCGCCTTTGAATTTGATGAATCCATTGGTTATGGAAATAGAATTGACACCTTGCTGAATCAAATTCATAATGAAGAAAAAAATCAATAA